One window from the genome of Thermus sediminis encodes:
- a CDS encoding efflux RND transporter permease subunit produces MKENPLVAFFVERFVFATSIFVGLVLVGLLLGLGLGVELLPRFSIPVVAVSTSYPGAGPEEVAEQVSKPLEDALSTLSGVEVIGSSSTEGFSLVFVQFRQGVNVDQAAVEVSQKVAAAQGSLPRDASPPVVQKFDPAASPILYLALYAPGEDLSQVLRYAEQVLKPRLQLVPGVADIRLTGAPERSIRVYLDPDRLRALGVAPGQVVQALSASVLNLPLGSLTEEERRLVYTLRSTPAGTEEVADALLDPSRGLRVRDVARVEERPEAATTLNRLNGRPAVLLAVVKTPDANAVAVADGVRRALAQIPLPQGYRAEVALDTTRFIRAAVNDTLRETFLAALAVSFIVLVFLGKLNSVFSVILAIPITLTGAILLFGLLGFTFNLASLLALTVAVGIVVDDSIVVAENIDRYRRMGFGPKEAVLKGASEVSVAVAAATLSLLAVFLPISFLPGVIGQFFQQFGLGLAAAIVVSWLEAFLFLTVRLAYFPDPEPPGFREALRALRLLPQDLLWAYRRGFRTPLGLLLGLLAAYLLFQRDPLYLALLPSYPALLGLLRYLGRVLLDLAGALARLLHGAAEGALARLTEAYARGLDRALGRPYLVLGLAGLAFLSIFPLVPQIPFSFVARSDTGFLTATLLLPQDTPLATSDRAARALEERFLAHPAVERVVSTVGAGAAGGTQVGNPSRVELLIALRPKREREDILAVAEALDREGEEALRGFPGADLRVLAQTGPEAGDADLQFFLTSPNRALLEQRTAEIVALIAQKPYVANVRSTLEATQEERVFVPDPYRLAGTGLTPQDLAQALRLYLSGTQAATARRGGEELPIVVRADPLRMGSEADLLSLPVFAPALQTFLPLGSLGRFEERPGPSLLSRRNQAYAAGININLRPGAPGSFQIQSELERELRAQGLLGDGVELQPAGLGGFTEDLARLAPLAFALALVLNYLVIASQFNAWRYPLYLLLPVPLALVGAFWLTYLLGTGLDVISVLGVVILIGLVTKNAILLLDFAVRRMEERPLKEALVEAARLRLRPILMTSLTLLIISLPLLLGAGEGTEYRRPLGAIILGGILSSTLLTLFVVPAAFYAFEGRKVKRAEPVLR; encoded by the coding sequence GTGAAGGAGAACCCCCTAGTGGCCTTCTTCGTGGAGCGCTTCGTCTTCGCCACCTCCATCTTCGTGGGCCTGGTCCTGGTGGGCCTCCTCCTGGGGCTAGGGCTTGGGGTGGAGCTCCTGCCCCGCTTCAGCATACCCGTGGTGGCCGTCTCCACCAGTTACCCCGGGGCGGGCCCCGAGGAGGTGGCGGAACAGGTCTCCAAGCCCCTGGAGGACGCCCTCTCCACCCTGAGCGGGGTGGAGGTCATCGGCAGTTCCTCCACCGAGGGGTTCAGCCTGGTCTTCGTCCAGTTCCGGCAGGGGGTGAATGTGGACCAGGCGGCGGTGGAGGTGAGCCAGAAGGTGGCTGCCGCCCAGGGCAGCCTCCCCAGGGACGCCTCCCCCCCCGTGGTGCAGAAGTTCGATCCAGCGGCCAGCCCCATCCTCTACCTCGCCCTATATGCGCCCGGGGAGGACCTGTCCCAGGTGTTGCGCTATGCGGAACAGGTCCTCAAGCCCAGGCTGCAGCTGGTCCCAGGGGTGGCGGACATCCGCCTCACGGGAGCCCCCGAGCGGTCCATCCGGGTCTACTTGGACCCCGACCGCCTCCGGGCCCTGGGGGTGGCCCCGGGGCAGGTGGTGCAGGCCCTCTCCGCCTCGGTCCTCAACCTGCCCTTGGGCAGCCTCACCGAGGAGGAGAGGCGCCTCGTCTACACCCTGCGCTCCACCCCCGCTGGGACGGAGGAGGTGGCGGATGCCCTCCTGGACCCCTCCCGGGGCCTCCGGGTGCGGGACGTGGCCCGGGTGGAGGAGCGCCCCGAGGCGGCGACCACCCTGAACCGTCTGAACGGGCGGCCTGCGGTCCTCCTGGCTGTGGTCAAGACCCCGGACGCCAACGCCGTGGCCGTGGCCGACGGGGTGCGGAGGGCCTTGGCCCAGATCCCCCTCCCCCAGGGCTACCGGGCGGAGGTGGCCCTGGACACCACCCGCTTCATCCGGGCGGCGGTGAACGACACCTTGAGGGAGACCTTTTTGGCCGCCCTGGCCGTCTCCTTCATCGTCCTCGTCTTCTTGGGGAAGCTGAACTCCGTCTTCTCCGTGATCCTGGCCATCCCCATCACCCTCACCGGGGCCATCCTCCTCTTCGGCCTCCTGGGGTTCACCTTCAACCTGGCCAGCCTCCTGGCCCTCACGGTGGCGGTGGGCATCGTGGTGGACGACTCCATCGTGGTGGCGGAGAACATCGACCGCTACCGCAGGATGGGCTTTGGCCCGAAGGAGGCGGTTCTCAAAGGGGCCAGCGAGGTGAGCGTGGCGGTGGCCGCGGCCACGCTCTCCCTCCTCGCCGTCTTCCTGCCCATCAGCTTCCTCCCAGGCGTCATCGGACAGTTCTTCCAGCAGTTTGGCCTTGGCCTGGCGGCGGCCATCGTGGTGAGCTGGCTCGAAGCCTTCCTCTTCCTCACCGTGCGCCTGGCCTACTTCCCCGACCCCGAGCCCCCGGGGTTCCGGGAGGCCTTAAGGGCCCTTCGCCTCCTTCCCCAGGACCTCCTCTGGGCCTACCGCCGGGGCTTCCGCACCCCTTTGGGTCTCCTCCTGGGCCTCCTCGCCGCCTACCTCCTCTTCCAAAGGGATCCCCTGTACTTGGCCCTCCTCCCCTCCTACCCCGCCCTCCTGGGCCTTCTCCGGTACCTGGGAAGGGTCCTCTTGGACCTGGCCGGGGCGCTGGCCCGCCTCCTCCACGGCGCGGCGGAGGGAGCCCTCGCCCGCCTCACCGAGGCCTATGCCCGAGGCCTGGATAGGGCCCTCGGCCGGCCCTACCTCGTCTTGGGGCTGGCCGGGCTAGCCTTCCTCTCCATCTTTCCCCTAGTGCCCCAGATCCCCTTCAGCTTCGTGGCCCGCTCCGACACCGGCTTCCTCACCGCTACCCTCCTCTTGCCCCAAGACACCCCCCTCGCCACCTCGGACCGGGCGGCCCGGGCCCTAGAGGAGCGCTTCCTGGCCCATCCCGCCGTGGAGCGGGTGGTGAGCACCGTAGGGGCCGGCGCCGCCGGGGGGACCCAGGTGGGGAACCCCTCGAGGGTGGAACTCCTGATCGCCCTCAGGCCCAAGCGGGAACGGGAGGACATCCTCGCCGTGGCCGAGGCTCTGGACCGGGAGGGGGAGGAGGCCCTGAGGGGCTTCCCCGGCGCCGACCTCCGGGTCCTGGCCCAGACGGGCCCCGAGGCGGGGGACGCCGACCTCCAGTTCTTCCTCACCAGTCCCAACCGGGCCCTCCTGGAGCAGCGCACCGCGGAGATCGTGGCCCTCATCGCCCAAAAGCCCTACGTTGCCAACGTACGGAGCACCCTCGAGGCCACCCAGGAGGAGAGGGTTTTCGTCCCCGACCCCTATAGGCTCGCCGGCACCGGCCTCACCCCCCAGGACCTGGCCCAGGCCCTGAGGCTTTACCTCAGCGGCACCCAGGCGGCCACGGCCAGAAGGGGTGGGGAGGAGCTTCCCATCGTGGTCCGGGCCGACCCCTTGCGCATGGGAAGCGAGGCCGACCTCCTCTCCCTCCCGGTCTTCGCCCCCGCCCTGCAGACCTTCCTGCCCCTGGGGAGCCTGGGACGGTTTGAGGAGCGCCCGGGGCCGAGCCTCCTTTCCCGGCGCAACCAGGCCTACGCCGCAGGCATCAACATCAACCTGAGGCCGGGCGCCCCGGGCAGTTTCCAGATCCAAAGCGAGCTGGAGAGGGAACTCCGGGCCCAAGGCCTGCTGGGGGACGGGGTGGAGCTTCAACCCGCAGGCCTGGGGGGCTTCACCGAGGACCTGGCCCGCCTGGCCCCCCTGGCCTTCGCCCTGGCCCTGGTCCTCAACTACCTGGTCATCGCCAGCCAGTTCAACGCCTGGCGCTACCCCCTTTACCTCCTCCTCCCCGTACCCCTGGCCCTGGTGGGGGCTTTCTGGCTCACCTACCTCCTAGGCACCGGCCTAGACGTGATCAGCGTCTTGGGGGTGGTCATCCTCATCGGTCTGGTCACCAAAAACGCCATCCTCCTCCTGGACTTCGCCGTGCGGCGTATGGAGGAGAGGCCCCTCAAGGAGGCCCTGGTGGAGGCGGCGCGGCTCCGCCTCCGCCCCATCCTCATGACGAGCCTCACCCTGCTCATCATCAGCCTGCCCCTCCTCCTGGGGGCAGGGGAGGGGACGGAGTACCGCAGGCCCCTGGGAGCTATCATACTAGGAGGGATTCTCTCCTCCACCCTGCTCACCCTCTTCGTCGTCCCCGCCGCCTTCTACGCCTTTGAAGGACGGAAAGTCAAGCGGGCGGAACCCGTACTGAGGTGA
- a CDS encoding efflux RND transporter periplasmic adaptor subunit, translated as MRKALLVLPILPFCLLACAPREAEAPAPGTPEPLRVPVRVVTAERGVLEREARASATLQAERDSLVAAGASGRVVRTLPPGSRVRAGEGVVFLDPAPFQEALAQARLALVQAEANLERARNELSGSRTVLLAQLQAAKTQLEAAEQRFREGQALLQVGALAPLDLKALEAQYLQAKSAYENAQEALARLERGEDIRLLELQVEAARLQVQQAERNLRESVVRAPFAGEVAEVFAREGEILGAGGQAFRLATADRLLAKVFLPPEEAARLTPGTPFLLRQNGREVGASLLRRTDLPGQARLVEVVLRPEGPLIPGPAEVRYRERVAEGFLLPAGAVRAEEGQAVVYEVEGERARRVPVRLLAQEGGRVVVEGLGEGALVVHPVPEGLREGDPVEVVR; from the coding sequence ATGAGAAAGGCCCTTCTTGTCCTCCCCATTCTCCCCTTCTGCCTCCTGGCCTGCGCCCCCAGGGAGGCCGAGGCCCCCGCCCCCGGGACCCCGGAGCCCCTCCGGGTCCCGGTGCGGGTGGTAACGGCCGAACGGGGGGTCCTGGAGCGCGAGGCCAGGGCCTCCGCCACCTTGCAGGCGGAGCGGGATAGCCTGGTGGCCGCCGGGGCCTCCGGCCGGGTGGTGCGCACCCTTCCCCCGGGCAGCCGGGTCCGGGCGGGAGAGGGGGTGGTCTTCCTGGACCCCGCCCCCTTCCAGGAGGCCCTGGCCCAGGCCCGCCTGGCCCTGGTCCAGGCCGAGGCCAACCTGGAGAGGGCCCGGAACGAGCTCTCGGGAAGCCGCACCGTCCTCTTGGCCCAGCTCCAGGCAGCCAAAACCCAGCTGGAGGCAGCGGAGCAGCGGTTTAGGGAAGGGCAGGCCCTCCTGCAGGTGGGGGCCCTGGCCCCCCTGGACCTCAAGGCCCTCGAGGCCCAGTACCTCCAGGCCAAAAGCGCCTACGAGAACGCCCAGGAGGCCCTGGCCCGCCTGGAAAGGGGCGAGGACATAAGGCTCCTCGAGCTCCAGGTAGAGGCCGCCAGGCTCCAGGTCCAGCAGGCGGAAAGGAACCTCCGGGAGAGCGTGGTCCGGGCCCCCTTCGCCGGGGAGGTGGCGGAGGTTTTCGCCAGGGAAGGGGAGATCCTGGGGGCGGGAGGCCAGGCCTTCCGCCTGGCCACCGCCGACCGCCTCCTAGCCAAGGTCTTCCTGCCCCCCGAGGAGGCGGCCCGGCTCACCCCAGGGACCCCCTTCCTCCTCCGGCAGAACGGGCGGGAGGTGGGGGCAAGCCTCCTGCGCCGGACCGACCTCCCCGGGCAGGCCCGCCTGGTGGAGGTGGTCCTGAGGCCGGAGGGTCCCCTCATCCCGGGCCCGGCAGAGGTGCGCTACCGGGAGAGGGTGGCCGAGGGCTTCCTCCTCCCCGCGGGGGCGGTGCGGGCGGAGGAGGGCCAGGCGGTGGTCTACGAGGTAGAAGGGGAGAGGGCCCGGCGGGTTCCCGTGCGCCTGCTAGCCCAGGAGGGGGGTAGGGTAGTGGTGGAGGGCCTTGGGGAGGGCGCCCTTGTGGTTCATCCCGTTCCCGAGGGGCTCAGGGAAGGGGATCCGGTGGAGGTGGTGCGGTGA
- a CDS encoding alpha/beta hydrolase: MSGKRLLLLSLLAALAMAGLVVGVAFYFLRPLRAEAVAEAFLRRPGIAVREARYGLELVPEAPKALLAFYPGARVDPLAYAPVLAPVAEAGYLVVLLRVPSGIALLGKERALEAQEAHPGLPLVVGGHSLGGVAAAEVAARERLPLLLFAAYPEEDLSGIRLPTLALYGTEDGLLLKEEAQERAKRLPRGARVVFIEGLNHAGFGAYGPQARDKPAQRPREELWEEVRQEVLLFLEGLGWDTPPPPQAVL; encoded by the coding sequence GTGAGCGGTAAGCGGCTTCTGCTCCTCTCCTTGCTTGCGGCCCTGGCCATGGCGGGGCTGGTGGTGGGGGTGGCCTTTTACTTCCTCAGGCCCCTGCGGGCGGAGGCCGTGGCCGAGGCCTTCCTCAGGCGGCCCGGGATCGCCGTAAGGGAGGCCCGCTACGGCCTGGAACTGGTCCCCGAAGCCCCTAAGGCCCTCCTGGCCTTCTACCCCGGGGCCCGGGTGGACCCCTTGGCCTACGCCCCGGTCCTGGCCCCGGTGGCCGAGGCGGGGTACCTGGTGGTCCTCCTCAGGGTGCCTTCGGGGATCGCCCTCCTGGGAAAGGAGCGGGCCCTGGAGGCCCAGGAGGCCCACCCCGGCCTCCCCCTGGTGGTGGGGGGGCACAGCCTGGGTGGGGTGGCGGCGGCGGAGGTGGCGGCAAGGGAGAGGCTCCCCCTCCTCCTCTTCGCCGCCTACCCCGAAGAAGACCTCTCGGGGATACGCCTCCCCACCCTGGCCCTCTACGGCACGGAGGATGGCCTCCTACTCAAGGAAGAGGCCCAGGAAAGGGCCAAAAGGCTTCCCCGGGGGGCCCGGGTAGTCTTCATAGAGGGGCTGAACCACGCGGGCTTCGGGGCCTACGGTCCCCAGGCGAGGGATAAGCCCGCCCAGCGGCCCCGGGAGGAGCTCTGGGAGGAGGTCCGCCAGGAGGTCCTCCTCTTTCTGGAAGGCCTGGGGTGGGACACCCCTCCCCCGCCCCAGGCGGTGCTATAG